The proteins below are encoded in one region of Ricinus communis isolate WT05 ecotype wild-type chromosome 6, ASM1957865v1, whole genome shotgun sequence:
- the LOC8275318 gene encoding B3 domain-containing protein At3g19184 has product MVISKSKYEEIRQQRLAENKKRMEELNLKKLSDGLRTPSPRKSPMKHAKPRVPRLPAELVTVRRSSRFSDKPPVSYKEMALESMERPRRSYSYQRRDLLNRIYASDEVRAYAIDRAEKLQSDLESDFPSFVKPMLQSHVTGGFWLGLPVQFCKDHLPSRDEYITLVDENGDASETKYLVQKNGLSGGWRGFAIDHQLVDGDALVFQLVSPKEFKVFIIRANEDEEKENDQEDNEEKENDKEENADDLKNIDATPLDNIAKRTRASRK; this is encoded by the exons ATGGTGATATCTAAATCAAAGTATGAAGAAATCAGGCAACAAAGATTGGCAGAGAATAAGAAGAGAATGGAAGAGCTTAACTTGAAAAAGCTTTCTGATGGTCTCCGTACACCCAGTCCTAGGAAATCTCCA ATGAAGCATGCGAAACCACGGGTTCCTCGGTTACCGGCAGAGTTAGTAACAGTCAGAAGGTCTTCTCGTTTTTCAGACAAGCCCCCTGTTAGCTATAAGGAA ATGGCACTTGAATCTATGGAGAGACCAAGAAG GAGCTACAGTTACCAAAGAAGAGATCTGCTCAATAGAATTTATGCATCCGACGAAGTCAGGGCATATGCAATTGATAGAGCAGAAAAACTGCAGTCAGATCTAGAATCTGATTTTCCAAGTTTTGTCAAACCCATGCTTCAGTCGCATGTAACTGGAGGATTTTGGCTG GGACTGCCAGTTCAATTCTGCAAGGATCACCTTCCTTCTCGTGATGAATATATCACTTTGGTGGATGAGAATGGAGATGCATCTGAAACCAAATACCTTGTTCAAAAAAATGGTCTTAGTGGTGGATGGAGAGGGTTTGCCATTGACCATCAACTAGTTGATGGAGATGCACTAGTCTTCCAGCTAGTTAGCCCTAAAGAATTCAAG GTGTTCATTATAAGGGCAAACGAAGACGAAGAGAAGGAAAATGACCAAGAAGACAacgaagaaaaggaaaatgacaAAGAAGAGAATGCAGATGATCTGAAGAATATAGATGCCACACCCTTAGATAATATAGCCAAGCGAACAAGAGCAA GCAGGAAATGA
- the LOC8275319 gene encoding B3 domain-containing protein Os01g0234100 — protein sequence MDAIKEHELEEDQPSPSPPKSSRQFTVYTYPKHKTKKRKSHIIKIKRPQIHQDSPKPSSPSTELVLYNNSSKSTSYKQKRVVVNEFYDNTETKSSPTERAKELQASLDSSFPSFAKCLVRSNVKVGFWMHLPMPFCKLHLPKNDTVVSVETENGQEYKINYIAERTALSGGWKAFCSSNQLHEGDVLVFHLLEPLRFKVYIVRGTVSAEANAEVEKVEAPEKQTRSVCLTIKDQAEIDGKNNERVKEEEEEKSLMVLDEGHGMDQPENGTEGHPDSKALEVIASSGSGFDFKDVDSIESFSIVINGLAIDSEISDHQRTKYYELCCSQNSFLHENLLKSINYKLATEIIIGTVNISEAIRASKLSCSNADFAVWDKTLKGFELLGMNVGFLRSRLSRLMTLAMESEEAVESESREVRQGQARVNEEMQSLAFKLLELKEARDMLDAEIESLKANAERHEHKFQEAVNAPW from the exons ATGGATGCCATAAAAGAACATGAACTAGAAGAAGACCAACCTTCTCCTTCTCCTCCTAAGTCTTCTCGACAATTCACCGTCTATACCTATCCCAAGCACAAg ACTAAGAAAAGGAAGTCTCATATTATCAAGATTAAGCGGCCCCAGATCCACCAGGACTCTCCAAAACCTAGCTCCCCCTCCACTGAACTT GTCTTGTATAATAATTCGAGCAAGTCTACAAG CTACAAACAAAAGAGAGTTGTGGTCAATGAGTTCTATGATAATACTGAAACTAAGTCTTCTCCTACGGAGCGGGCCAAAGAGCTTCAAGCAAGTTTAGATTCTTCATTCCCTAGCTTTGCAAAGTGTTTGGTTCGGTCAAATGTAAAAGTTGGATTTTGGATG CATCTTCCTATGCCATTTTGCAAATTGCATTTGCCAAAGAATGATACAGTAGTTTCTGTGGAAACTGAAAATGGAcaagaatacaaaataaattacattgcAGAAAGGACAGCATTGAGTGGCGGGTGGAAAGCATTCTGTTCTTCAAACCAGTTGCATGAGGGTGATGTTCTCGTTTTCCATTTACTCGAACCTTTAAGATTTAAG GTGTACATAGTCAGAGGAACTGTTTCAGCTGAAGCAAATGCAGAGGTTGAAAAAGTGGAAGCTCCTGAAAAACAAACAAGATCTG TTTGCCTAACAATAAAAGATCAAGCTGAGATAGatggaaaaaataatgaaagggtcaaggaggaggaagaagagaaaagccTGATGGTTTTGGATGAAGGGCATGGAATGGATCAACCTGAAAATGGCACTGAGGGTCATCCTGACTCAAAAGCTTTGGAAGTTATTGCATCTTCAGGATCtggttttgattttaaagATGTAGACAGCATTGAAAGTTTCAGCATTGTCATCAATGGTTTGGCAATAGACTCTGAGATATCTGATCACCAACGAACTAAATACTATGAGCTATGCTGCTCACAAAACTCGTTTCTGCATGAGAATCTTCTCAAGAGTATTAACTATAAATTGGCCACTGAAATAATAATTGGAACTGTTAACATTTCAGAGGCCATTAGAGCTTCCAAGCTTTCCTGCTCCAATGCAGATTTTGCAGTTTGGGACAAGACTTTGAAGGGCTTTGAGCTGCTGGGCATGAATGTAGGGTTCTTGCGTTCTCGTTTGAGCCGGCTAATGACCCTTGCAATGGAATCAGAAGAGGCGGTGGAATCAGAGTCTAGAGAAGTTAGACAAGGACAAGCTCGAGTAAATGAGGAGATGCAAAGTCTTGCATTCAAGCTTTTGGAACTGAAAGAGGCAAGGGACATGCTTGATGCTGAGATAGAGTCTCTTAAGGCGAATGCTGAAAGGCATGAGCACAAGTTTCAGGAAGCTGTCAATGCTCCATGGTAG
- the LOC8275321 gene encoding uncharacterized protein LOC8275321 yields the protein MVGGGGSVVYWGRKREEFKGIAVIFGWISTPENELKSYVDLYFSLGWNSLVSHADFLTAFYPDRALSMGYVLLNQLVQELRIRPCPVVFVALSGGSKACMYKVFQIIQRTCEGHINLDESRLLRNCVSGHIYDSSPVDFTTDLGLQFALHPAIQKMPRPSKLVSWFAKGIVSGLDGLYLTRFESQRVEYWQTLYSSVEFGAPYLILCSESNHLAPYKSICKFAQRLDDLGGDVKLVKWNVSLHMGYYKHCPIQYRAAVTNLLEKAASVFAQRIQQLDGIHDEISELICNLQNAADDSNESLRRVALGPGDHFFVPTSAENHNNRQSEPLQDEKKQVSVYVPTSPSINANSILGQMLFDVCVPKNVEGWDIRFSGSLNGQPIGSAHRHSPLNGVKCIRRSRL from the exons ATGGTAGGCGGCGGCGGAAGTGTTGTGTATTGGGGAAGGAAGAGAGAAGAATTCAAAGGAATCGCAGTGATATTCGGATGGATTTCAACTCCAGAGAATGAATTGAAGAGCTACGTGGATTTGTACTTCTCTCTTGGTTGGAATTCCCTTGTTTCTCATGCCGATTTTCTCACTGc gTTTTATCCTGATAGGGCCTTGTCAATGGGATATGTTCTTCTCAATCAGCTTGTTCAG GAGCTCAGGATTAGACCATGTCCAGTCGTCTTTGTTGCTTTATCTGGTGGTTCTAAAGCTTGCATGTACAAGGTTTTTCAG ATCATTCAACGGACATGTGAAGGTCACATTAATTTG GATGAGAGTCGATTGCTCAGAAATTGTGTTTCTGGGCATATCTATGACTCTAGCCCAGTCGATTTTACAACTGATTTGGGCCTTCAGTTTGCTCTACACCCTGCCATTCAAAAAATGCCTAGGCCATCGAAACTTGTTTCTTGGTTTGCCAAAGGCATTGTGTCTGGTCTAGATGGTTTATATCTTACAAGGTTTGAGTCCCAGCGTGTTGAGTATTGGCAGACTCTGTACTCTTCAGTT GAATTCGGGGCTCCGTATCTGATTTTATGCTCAGAGAGTAATCACCTTGCACCTTATAAAAGTATCTGCAAATTTGCTCAACGTCTAGATGATCTTGGGGGAGATGTTAAGCTTGTGAAGTGGAATGTTTCGCTTCATATGG GTTATTACAAGCATTGTCCAATTCAATACAGGGCTGCTGTGACCAATTTGCTTGAGAAGGCGGCTTCGGTTTTCGCTCAAAGAATCCAACAACTGGATGGCATACATGATGAGATATCTGAGTTAATCTGCAACCTCCAGAATGCAGCAGATGACTCAAACGAAAGCTTAAGAAGGGTTGCTCTTGGACCAGGTGACCACTTCTTTGTGCCAACGTCAGCagaaaatcataataatagaCAGTCTGAGCCTTTACAAGATGAAAAGAAACAAGTGTCCGTTTATGTACCCACCTCCCCTAGCATCAATGCAAATAGTATTCTTGGGCAAATGCTCTTTGATGTTTGTGTCCCCAAGAATGTTGAAGGTTGGGATATCAGATTTTCAGGTTCTTTGAATGGGCAGCCAATTGGTTCTGCTCATCGCCATTCACCTCTTAATGGAGTAAAATGCATCCGTCGGTCAAGATTATAG
- the LOC8275322 gene encoding cyclin-dependent kinase inhibitor 7 isoform X2 gives MGDNARNNCKRREMIVSTESSSTTAAPAAFSKKMKLDFDFDFCYEKLKLPSLTNFNRHHLFTVSPDNTVSPATSSNSGSFLAGNLVSCDSTASRSSSNDSTGVVRNSLSFVDLKVMKSFETESSSTCINNKFRETSPSSSFYGDTDEMESPAPVVKNCRKIRLPAEKVPSQVEIDEFFAEAEKKEQKRFADKYNYDIVKDLPLEGRYQWVRLKP, from the exons atggGAGATAATGCGAGAAATAACTGTAAGCGAAGAGAAATGATTGTTTCAACAGAATCATCTTCAACGACAGCAGCACCAGCAGCAttctcaaagaaaatgaaacttgattttgattttgatttttgttatgaaaaattaaaattaccttCACTCACTAACTTTAACCGCCACCATTTATTCACTGTGTCTCCGGATAACACCGTTTCACCAGCCACCTCGTCGAATTCCGGCAGTTTCCTCGCCGGAAATTTAGTTTCCTGCGACTCCACAGCTTCTCGCAGCTCCAGCAATGATTCAACTGGTGTGGTGAGGAATAGCTTGAGTTTTGTAGATCTGAAG GTCATGAAGAGTTTTGAAACCGAAAGCTCATCAACGTGTATTAATAACAAATTCAG AGAGACCTCTCCTTCAAGCTCGTTTTACGGAGATACTGACGAGATGGAGTCACCAGCGCCGGTTGTAAAAAATTGCCGGAAAATTAGGTTGCCGGCGGAGAAGGTTCCGTCTCAGGTGGAGATCGATGAGTTTTTCGCGGAAGCAGAGAAGAAAGAGCAAAAAAGATTTGCAGACAA GTACAATTATGATATAGTGAAGGATTTGCCTCTTGAAGGTCGCTACCAGTGGGTTCGTTTGAAGCCGTAG
- the LOC8275322 gene encoding cyclin-dependent kinase inhibitor 7 isoform X1, with amino-acid sequence MGDNARNNCKRREMIVSTESSSTTAAPAAFSKKMKLDFDFDFCYEKLKLPSLTNFNRHHLFTVSPDNTVSPATSSNSGSFLAGNLVSCDSTASRSSSNDSTGVVRNSLSFVDLKVMKSFETESSSTCINNKFSRETSPSSSFYGDTDEMESPAPVVKNCRKIRLPAEKVPSQVEIDEFFAEAEKKEQKRFADKYNYDIVKDLPLEGRYQWVRLKP; translated from the exons atggGAGATAATGCGAGAAATAACTGTAAGCGAAGAGAAATGATTGTTTCAACAGAATCATCTTCAACGACAGCAGCACCAGCAGCAttctcaaagaaaatgaaacttgattttgattttgatttttgttatgaaaaattaaaattaccttCACTCACTAACTTTAACCGCCACCATTTATTCACTGTGTCTCCGGATAACACCGTTTCACCAGCCACCTCGTCGAATTCCGGCAGTTTCCTCGCCGGAAATTTAGTTTCCTGCGACTCCACAGCTTCTCGCAGCTCCAGCAATGATTCAACTGGTGTGGTGAGGAATAGCTTGAGTTTTGTAGATCTGAAG GTCATGAAGAGTTTTGAAACCGAAAGCTCATCAACGTGTATTAATAACAAATTCAG CAGAGAGACCTCTCCTTCAAGCTCGTTTTACGGAGATACTGACGAGATGGAGTCACCAGCGCCGGTTGTAAAAAATTGCCGGAAAATTAGGTTGCCGGCGGAGAAGGTTCCGTCTCAGGTGGAGATCGATGAGTTTTTCGCGGAAGCAGAGAAGAAAGAGCAAAAAAGATTTGCAGACAA GTACAATTATGATATAGTGAAGGATTTGCCTCTTGAAGGTCGCTACCAGTGGGTTCGTTTGAAGCCGTAG